GAGGTCGGAGATGTCGAGAAGATCGGCGGCGGACCGGTTGCTCAACTGCAGGTCCTCACCGAGCGCCGCGACGGCGAACCGGCTCTCGGCCGTCTGGCGTTGGAATGCCTCGACGAGCCGCTGCTGGGAGATGCGTGAGCCCTCGAGCAGACGGCGTTCGATGTCGTTCGCCGCGCGCGCGAGGAACGGCCCGAACAGGGGGTTGGCGCGATCGGAGATGCTCGTCATGTCGAGGACGCCTTCGACGCGGCGCGTCACGGGGTGCACGATGGGGTGCCCGTAGCAGCTGAGCAGCTTGAACTGCTCGAGGTAGTGCTCGGTTCCGTGGATCGCGACCCCGCGGCGGACTTCCATGGGCGTGCCGAGTGCTGTGGTGCCCACCCGGTCCTCACCGAAACGCGAACCCAGTTCGGCGCCGGCGTGCGACATCAGCCGGTTGAGGTGGGTGCCGTCGACGATGCGGGCGACGATCCGGCATTCGCTGTCGGCGAGCAGCACACCGAATCCGGTGTCCGCGATCTCCCGGCGCACCTCGTCGAGCACCGGCGCCGCGGCCTCCATCAGCCGACTGGACAGGTCGGTGTCGGGATCGGGTCGTGGATCGGGAACGATGTCGGGTCTCAGCCCGCTGAGCGCCGACCGCTTCCAGGACAGGGCGATCTCGGGCCGCACGGCCGCGTCGCCACCCTCGGGATCCATGCGCGACTCCTCACCGCCGTCCTCGCCGGTTGCTGGTGTCACGAAGCTACCCCGCGCGATGTGACGCGCGCCATACCCCCGAAGGTGGGGAGTAGCCTCGCCCGCTGTGACGACGCTTCTCGTGCGACCGGCAACTGCCGCCGATGCCGCCGCCTGCGCGGCGATCTACGCGCCCTACGTGACCTCCACCGTGATCACCTTCGAAGAGCAGCCTCCCTCGGAGTCGGAGATGGCGCTCCGGATCGAGCGGGCCTGCGCGGAGCATGCCTGGGTGGTGGCGGAGATCGACGGCGCCGTCGTGGGCTACGCCTACGGCGGGCCGTTCAAGGCCCGGCCCGCATACCGCTGGTCGGCGGAGGTGAGCGTGTATGTCGAACTCGGCCGCACCCGCACCGGAGCAGGTCGTGCTCTCTACGAGGCGCTGCTGAGCCGGCTGGCGGAACGCGGCTACCGCAACGCCGTCGCGGTGGTCGCCGTGCCCAACCCGGCGA
This genomic interval from Rhodococcus triatomae contains the following:
- a CDS encoding GNAT family N-acetyltransferase, whose product is MTTLLVRPATAADAAACAAIYAPYVTSTVITFEEQPPSESEMALRIERACAEHAWVVAEIDGAVVGYAYGGPFKARPAYRWSAEVSVYVELGRTRTGAGRALYEALLSRLAERGYRNAVAVVAVPNPASIGLHTALGFEPMGTLRAIGFKHGAWRDVTWLQRAVGEHGDQQPAPPV